A stretch of Mus caroli chromosome 5, CAROLI_EIJ_v1.1, whole genome shotgun sequence DNA encodes these proteins:
- the Vps29 gene encoding vacuolar protein sorting-associated protein 29 isoform X2 codes for MLVLVLGDLHIPHRCNSLPAKFKKLLVPGKIQHILCTGNLCTKESYDYLKTLAGDVHIVRGDFDENLNYPEQKVVTVGQFKIGLIHGHQVIPWGDMASLALLQRQFDVDILISGHTHKFEAFEHENKFYINPGSATGAYNALETNIIPSFVLMDIQASTVVTYVYQLIGDDVKVERIEYKKS; via the exons ATG TTGGTGTTAGTATTAGGTGATCTGCACATTCCGCACCGGTGCAACAGCCTGCCGGCCAAATTTAAAAAACTCCTGGTGCCAGGAAAAATCCAGCACATCCTCTGCACCGGCAACCTCTGCACCAAGGAGAGCTACGACTATCTCAAGACTCTGGCTGGCGACGTCCACATCGTGAGAGGAGACTTCGATGAG AATCTGAATTACCCAGAACAGAAGGTTGTGACTGTGGGGCAGTTCAAGATCGGTCTGATCCACGGACACCAAGTTATTCCGTGGGGAGACATGGCTAGCTTAGCCCTGCTGCAGAGGCAGTTTGATGTGGACATTCTTatctcaggacacacacacaaatttgaagCATTTGAGCATGAAAATAAGTTCTACATTAACCCAGGTTCTGCCACTGGGGCCTATAATGCCTTGGAAAC aaacaTTATTCCATCATTTGTGCTGATGGACATCCAGGCTTCTACTGTGGTCACTTACGTCTATCAACTAATTGGAGATGATGTCAAAGTAGAACGAATTGAGTATAAAAAGTCGTaa
- the Vps29 gene encoding vacuolar protein sorting-associated protein 29 isoform X1, giving the protein MAGHRLVLVLGDLHIPHRCNSLPAKFKKLLVPGKIQHILCTGNLCTKESYDYLKTLAGDVHIVRGDFDENLNYPEQKVVTVGQFKIGLIHGHQVIPWGDMASLALLQRQFDVDILISGHTHKFEAFEHENKFYINPGSATGAYNALETNIIPSFVLMDIQASTVVTYVYQLIGDDVKVERIEYKKS; this is encoded by the exons ATG GCTGGGCACAGA TTGGTGTTAGTATTAGGTGATCTGCACATTCCGCACCGGTGCAACAGCCTGCCGGCCAAATTTAAAAAACTCCTGGTGCCAGGAAAAATCCAGCACATCCTCTGCACCGGCAACCTCTGCACCAAGGAGAGCTACGACTATCTCAAGACTCTGGCTGGCGACGTCCACATCGTGAGAGGAGACTTCGATGAG AATCTGAATTACCCAGAACAGAAGGTTGTGACTGTGGGGCAGTTCAAGATCGGTCTGATCCACGGACACCAAGTTATTCCGTGGGGAGACATGGCTAGCTTAGCCCTGCTGCAGAGGCAGTTTGATGTGGACATTCTTatctcaggacacacacacaaatttgaagCATTTGAGCATGAAAATAAGTTCTACATTAACCCAGGTTCTGCCACTGGGGCCTATAATGCCTTGGAAAC aaacaTTATTCCATCATTTGTGCTGATGGACATCCAGGCTTCTACTGTGGTCACTTACGTCTATCAACTAATTGGAGATGATGTCAAAGTAGAACGAATTGAGTATAAAAAGTCGTaa
- the Fam216a gene encoding protein FAM216A — translation MPSRWPGVAGPPALAGTEGGEGSAGHSYPQNSKGAGEQHKADRIKEGHRVYSHIAKLQELWKTTQIQTIHIPKSMTDASFLKHPELTLGQKRYLCSVAKICNSSYLRTLMKRQYMHIFHHGSQKTGVLTHHRGHMSSRYSQKQHSPCTAWRHHLEREDSLSIAAGAPEMIIHSLWRPLRHKEGLKIGYASKTRCKSLKIFRRPGRLFLLPVPSNDSQSCPSEETQEEDLLNKCMQSMSIQEQGPAHASLTV, via the exons ATGCCGAGCCGTTGGCCCGGGGTCGCGGGGCCGCCCGCCTTGGCCGGGACGGAAGGCGGTGAAGG ATCAGCTGGACATTCTTATCCCCAGAATTCCAAGGGCGCTGGCGAGCAGCATAAAGCAG ACAGAATCAAGGAGGGACACAGAGTGTACTCACACATTGCCAAACTGCAGGAGTTATGGAAAACTACTCAAATCCAAACAATTCATATCCCTAAATCAATGACAGATGCATCTTTTCTAAAG CATCCAGAGCTCACCTTGGGCCAGAAGCGTTACCTGTGCAGCGTTGCTaagatctgtaactccagctacctGAGGACCTTGATGAAGAGGCAGTACATGCACATATTTCATCACGGGTCACAGAAGACAG GTGTGCTCACTCACCACAGAGGCCATATGAGCTCTCGCTACTCACAGAAACAGCATTCCCCCTGTACTGCATGGAGACACCATCTGGAGAGAGAAGACTCTCTGAGCATTGCAGCTGGAGCACCTGAAATGATCATACATTCCCTTTGGCGACCCCTGAGACACAAAGAAGG GTTAAAAATTGGGTATGCATCTAAAACAAGATGCAAGTCACTGAAGATTTTTAGAAGACCAGGCAGACTGTTCTTGTTACCAG TTCCGTCTAATGATTCTCAGTCATGCCCGAGTGAAGAAACACAGGAGGAGGATCTGCTGAATAAGTGCATGCAGTCCATGTCCATCCAAGAACAAGGCCCAGCTCACGCCAGCCTGACAGTCTAG
- the Rad9b gene encoding cell cycle checkpoint control protein RAD9B isoform X2, whose translation MLKCGMTGGQVKVFGKAIQMLSRVSDELWLDPSEKDLTLRSVNSCHSTYGYVLFSSMFFQHYQWSPFATMSDTDIPLNLNCKLAIKSVLPIFRCLNYLERSVEKCTIVARADKCRVVIQFFGKHGIKRTHNVYFQDSQPLKIIFKKSLCANILMIKPRLLTEAIALLTSNQEEVTFSVTPGNFCLKSSSGELLDLTSSVYSEMSFGPEEFDFFQVGLDTEITFCFKELKGLLTFSEVMHAPLAIYFDFPGKPVVLSVEDMLLEANFILATLADYPSRISSPQSLPLSQARRSVPTQSSAPEGKSGVSQTPESISRAAPKRMFPKDSPDSSSAAETKRASACQDDIFEVPESVVSDMEEELSPSHLRKFSCMFFGAVSCEQQEHAGHPLDSLAVASDNEEDVSG comes from the exons ATGCTGAAGTGCGGGATGACGGGCGGCCAGGTGAAAG TGTTTGGGAAAGCAATACAAATGCTATCACGAGTGAGCGATGAACTGTGGCTGGACCCATCTGAGAAAGAT CTTACTCTGAGATCTGTGAATTCTTGTCATTCCACGTATGGCTACGTCCTGTTTTCATCTATGTTTTTTCAACATTATCAGTGGTCACCCTTTGCCACGATGAGTGATACTGACATACCACTGAATTTAAATTGCAAATTGGCAATAAAG TCAGTTCTGCCAATCTTTAGATGTCTGAATTACCTTGAAAGAAGTGTAGAGAAGTGCACAATAGTCGCCAGAGCGGATAAATGCAGAGTCGTCATTCAGTTCTTCGGCAAGCATG GTATTAAAAGAACTCACAATGTGtatttccaagacagccagccCTTGAAAATTATCTTCAAAAAGAGCCTGTGTGCGAATATCCTGATGATTAAACCAAG ACTGCTGACTGAGGCCATTGCTCTTCTGACATCAAATCAAGAGGAAGTCACCTTCTCTGTTACTCCAGGGAACTTTTGCCTCAAGAGTTCGAGTGGGGAATTGCTGG ATTTGACCAGCTCTGTGTACAGTGAGATGTCTTTTGGACCGGAAGAGTTTGACTTCTTTCAGGTTGGACTTGATACTGAGATAACATTTTGCTTTAAAGAACTGAAG GGGCTCCTCACCTTCTCAGAAGTGATGCACGCACCTCTAGCCATCTACTTTGACTTTCCTGGAAA ACCAGTTGTTTTGAGTGTTGAGGACATGCTCTTGGAGGCGAACTTTATCTTGGCCACGTTAGCGGATTATCCAAGTAGAATATCTTCACCACAGTCACTGCCCCTTTCCCAGGCACGAAG GTCAGTCCCCACACAGTCTAGTGCCCCGGAGGGTAAAAGCGGAGTCAGTCAGACCCCAGAGAGCATCTCTCGAGCAGCTCCCAAAAGAATGTTTCCCAAGGATTCTCCTGACAGCAGCTCTGCAGCTGAGACCAAGAGAGCCAGCGCCTGCCAGGATGACATCTTCGAAGTGCCTGAAAGTGTTGTCAGTGACATGGAGGAAGAGCTGAGCCCTTCACACCTCAGAAAG